One Trichomycterus rosablanca isolate fTriRos1 chromosome 12, fTriRos1.hap1, whole genome shotgun sequence DNA window includes the following coding sequences:
- the acp6 gene encoding lysophosphatidic acid phosphatase type 6, giving the protein MWARVSAMATAALSSSVFWAHQKDTEPNGSHSTSDQSSSQYELKLVQVLFRHGARTPLKSIPDVLEAHWVPELLQVPEHTKINHVVTDLQGGPRPPSPVEDSYRSKILTGGTYPGQLTTVGMQQLYDLGVRLRKRYIQDLAFLSSSFNAKEVYIRSTNIVRTIESARCLVAGLFQQKQSDVVPIVTQSGEREILYPNYYACKLLKLLSGSRWAESSTLPDIASDLQRIRSVLGVGPHQHLDFILIRDDMVARETHGLPAPSVLNSWKATVEQRAVDMIYHVYDPSNRQSLQLTVGPFLHTLLANMEIRAQDNASDPDRKLFLYSVHDTTLMPCLMALGVFDMKWPPYAADITLELHQHRHTKQHHVKVSYAGQDQKIPGCSDVYCPLGEFKQALSIYTLSEESYHNLCDHTTDRAHTTSRL; this is encoded by the exons ATGTGGGCCCGTGTGAGTGCTATGGCTACAGCAGCCCTCAGTTCCTCTGTGTTTTGGGCGCATCAGAAGGACACAGAGCCTAATGGTTCACATTCAACTTCTGACCAGTCTTCATCACAGTATGAGCTCAAACTTGTTCAAGTGTTGTTCAGACATGGTGCAAGAACACCACTGAAGTCCATACCGGATGTTTTAGAG GCACACTGGGTTCCTGAGCTGTTGCAGGTTCCAGAACACACCAAAATCAACCATGTGGTCACAGACCTACAGGGAGGCCCGAGACCACCATCTCCAGTGGAGGACAGTTACAGATCCAAAATACTGACG GGTGGCACATATCCAGGTCAACTGACAACAGTGGGCATGCAGCAGCTGTATGATCTTGGAGTGAGGCTAAGGAAGAGATACATTCAGGATCTGGCCTTTCTAAGCTCATCTTTCAATGCAAAAGAAGTTTA CATTCGCTCAACCAACATTGTCCGTACCATTGAATCAGCTAGGTGTTTGGTGGCGGGACTGTTCCAGCAGAAGCAGTCAG aTGTTGTACCTATCGTCACACAGTCAGGAGAAAGAGAGATCCTCTATCCTAACTACTATGCATGCAAACTGCTTAAGCTGCTCAGTGG TTCTCGCTGGGCAGAATCATCTACATTGCCAGACATTGCTTCAGATCTACAGCGCATTCGGAGCGTGCTGGGTGTCGGGCCTCATCAACATCTCGACTTCATTCTTATCAGAGATGACATGGTGGCCAGAGAG ACTCACGGTTTGCCGGCTCCCTCAGTGCTTAATAGCTGGAAAGCTACAGTAGAGCAGAGAGCTGTGGATATGATTTACCACGTGTATGACCCCAGTAACAG GCAGAGTCTACAACTCACTGTGGGTCCTTTTCTCCACACCCTTCTAGCCAACATGGAAATCAGAGCTCAAGATAACGCGTCTGATCCAGATAG GAAGCTGTTCCTGTACTCTGTGCACGACACCACACTGATGCCATGCTTGATGGCACTGGGTGTGTTCGACATGAAGTGGCCACCGTACGCTGCCGACATCACACTTGAGCTGCACCAGCATCGGCACACCAAGCAGCACCACGTCAAAGTTTCTTACGCCGGTCAG GATCAGAAGATTCCAGGCTGTAGTGATGTCTACTGTCCTCTGGGAGAGTTCAAACAAGCGCTCTCTATATACACATTGTCCGAGGAGAGCTACCACAACCTGTGTGATCACACCACAGACCGCGCTCATACTACCTCACGTCTTTGA